In Arcanobacterium wilhelmae, the following are encoded in one genomic region:
- the rph gene encoding ribonuclease PH produces MTDFSRKDGRATDELRPVTITRNYLEAGEGSVLVEFGRTKVLCVASFTAGVPRWRKDSGLGWVTGEYAMLPRATDTRNQRESVKGKVGGRTQEISRLIGRSLRAVVDFEALGENTIVLDCDVLQADGGTRTASITGAYVALADAVAWGIANGHVHPRAGKPVLRDSISAISVGVIDGHPCLDLPYEEDSRAETDMNVVMTGAGKFIEIQGTAEGEPFSRTELGTLLDLAEKGNRELAKLQESVLA; encoded by the coding sequence ATGACTGATTTTTCTCGCAAAGATGGGCGTGCCACCGATGAGCTCCGCCCGGTAACGATTACCCGCAACTATCTCGAGGCAGGCGAAGGCTCGGTTCTGGTGGAGTTTGGGCGCACGAAAGTGCTGTGCGTCGCTTCTTTCACGGCTGGCGTTCCGCGCTGGCGTAAAGATTCGGGCCTGGGTTGGGTGACTGGCGAGTATGCGATGCTCCCGCGAGCAACCGATACGCGCAACCAGCGCGAGTCGGTCAAGGGCAAGGTCGGCGGCCGTACCCAGGAGATTTCGCGCCTGATTGGCCGTTCGCTTCGCGCAGTGGTTGATTTCGAGGCGCTGGGCGAGAACACGATCGTGCTCGATTGCGATGTGCTCCAGGCCGACGGTGGCACCCGTACCGCCTCGATCACGGGTGCCTACGTTGCTCTCGCCGACGCTGTGGCGTGGGGAATCGCCAACGGGCACGTTCACCCTCGCGCAGGCAAGCCAGTTCTGCGCGATTCAATTTCGGCGATCTCTGTGGGGGTGATCGATGGCCATCCATGCCTCGATCTGCCATACGAGGAGGATTCGCGCGCGGAAACCGACATGAACGTCGTGATGACAGGCGCAGGCAAGTTCATTGAAATCCAGGGAACAGCGGAAGGCGAGCCGTTTTCACGAACCGAACTCGGCACGCTTCTCGACCTCGCGGAGAAGGGAAACCGTGAACTTGCCAAGCTCCAGGAGTCGGTGCTTGCATGA
- the rdgB gene encoding RdgB/HAM1 family non-canonical purine NTP pyrophosphatase yields the protein MKLILATHNEHKVAELEAILRPLIPELEGLESAASLGLDEPLENAITFEGNALIKARAVAQAAGVPALADDSGIVVDVLGGAPGIFSARWSGAHGDDAANVALLLAQLADVPVEHRGAAFVSAAALVMPDGREFTQLGEVRGTLRFERSGNGGFGYDPIFQPEGFEVTAAELAPEQKNAISHRGRAFTAFAPVIRREVFGA from the coding sequence ATGAAGCTGATTCTCGCCACTCACAACGAACATAAGGTCGCCGAACTCGAGGCGATCCTGCGCCCGCTGATCCCTGAACTTGAGGGGCTCGAATCGGCCGCGTCGCTCGGTCTGGATGAACCTTTGGAAAATGCCATTACGTTCGAGGGCAACGCGCTCATCAAGGCGCGCGCCGTTGCACAAGCAGCAGGCGTTCCCGCGCTCGCGGACGATTCGGGCATCGTTGTCGACGTCCTCGGCGGCGCGCCTGGCATCTTTTCCGCCCGTTGGAGCGGCGCACATGGCGACGATGCCGCCAACGTGGCGCTTTTGTTGGCGCAGCTTGCGGACGTGCCGGTTGAGCACCGCGGTGCCGCCTTCGTTTCTGCAGCTGCACTCGTTATGCCGGATGGGCGCGAGTTCACGCAACTCGGCGAGGTTCGTGGCACGCTCCGTTTCGAGCGCTCAGGCAACGGCGGTTTCGGCTACGATCCGATTTTCCAGCCGGAAGGTTTCGAGGTGACGGCGGCCGAGCTCGCTCCCGAGCAGAAGAACGCAATCTCGCATCGCGGCCGCGCCTTCACCGCGTTCGCGCCGGTAATCCGCAGGGAAGTCTTCGGCGCGTAA
- a CDS encoding DUF4916 domain-containing protein: MDEMEEMASWLSPEELEFVRNKVPMLYVNVVPVRLGESGEVEAVGLLLQGGDDAISRSIVSGRVLFHETVRAAVIRHLEKDLGSMALPRIPASMVPFTIGEYFPTPGEGFFDPRQHAVALCYVVPIAGDCSPQNDALGFTWFEPGDLYTRELCSEMTPGHVDIVRRALAYLGYQRQRL; encoded by the coding sequence ATGGATGAGATGGAAGAAATGGCCTCGTGGCTCAGCCCGGAAGAACTCGAATTTGTTCGCAACAAAGTGCCGATGCTCTATGTGAACGTTGTGCCGGTGCGCCTCGGCGAATCTGGCGAGGTCGAGGCGGTCGGGTTGCTGCTCCAAGGCGGCGATGATGCCATCTCGCGTTCCATCGTTTCCGGCAGGGTGCTTTTCCACGAAACTGTCCGCGCAGCGGTGATCCGTCACCTGGAAAAAGACCTCGGATCCATGGCTCTTCCGAGAATCCCTGCATCCATGGTTCCGTTCACGATCGGTGAATACTTCCCCACCCCCGGCGAGGGATTCTTCGACCCGCGCCAGCACGCGGTTGCGCTGTGCTACGTCGTACCAATCGCTGGGGATTGCTCCCCACAAAACGACGCCCTCGGCTTTACCTGGTTCGAGCCAGGCGATCTTTACACTCGCGAGCTGTGCTCCGAAATGACGCCCGGGCACGTCGATATCGTCCGCCGTGCGCTTGCATACCTTGGCTACCAGCGCCAACGGCTGTAA
- the bcp gene encoding thioredoxin-dependent thiol peroxidase yields the protein MTFEVGLKAPDFTLPVAGGGEVTLSHVLAGAEKGVIVYFYPRAMTPGCTKEACDFRDSENSLKSAGYSVIGISPDSVERLEKFTAKEALNFPLASDEDMAVATEWGVYGEKKNYGKVSMGIIRSTFVIDPDGTFSQVMYNVKATGHVARVRKALGIDE from the coding sequence ATGACGTTTGAGGTTGGGCTCAAGGCTCCGGATTTCACGCTGCCGGTAGCTGGCGGCGGCGAGGTAACGCTGTCGCACGTGTTGGCTGGCGCTGAGAAGGGCGTGATCGTGTACTTTTATCCACGCGCGATGACTCCCGGGTGTACGAAGGAAGCGTGTGATTTCCGTGATAGCGAGAATTCATTGAAGAGCGCTGGCTATTCGGTGATCGGGATTTCGCCGGATTCTGTGGAGCGGCTCGAGAAGTTCACCGCGAAGGAAGCGCTCAATTTCCCGCTGGCATCCGACGAGGATATGGCTGTTGCTACCGAGTGGGGCGTGTATGGCGAGAAGAAGAACTACGGCAAAGTGTCGATGGGGATAATTCGTTCGACCTTTGTGATCGACCCCGATGGTACGTTCTCTCAGGTGATGTACAACGTGAAAGCGACGGGGCACGTTGCTCGCGTCCGGAAGGCTCTCGGCATCGACGAGTAA